In one window of Pseudodesulfovibrio sediminis DNA:
- a CDS encoding tRNA dihydrouridine synthase → MSTFTITPDSPWLAPLAGYSDLPFRLLSKQFGCGVCCSEMVSVKGLAFKNAGTKRLLATCPEDDPMVLQLFGADAEYFEPVMDKLLGMGYRNYDLNAGCPVRKVLKSGSGVKLMDDLDKLVNLAAIMVRKAAEHPDGGRVGVKFRLGFNKGEEVFIELAKRLEDIGVDWVTLHPRYGKQMFAGQANWSKLAELKKAISIPVVGSGDLFTAEAGVQCIDETGIDAIMFARGALYDPSIFDRFVALRSGTELPERDGAFLAQIVREHIRLTRQYEGDSRSFRKIRSIIPRYAKGLRGIRALRGSLLQCETWEDLEATAAVIATLEPADTAHDLDVDEICQ, encoded by the coding sequence ATGAGCACATTCACCATCACACCCGATTCGCCCTGGCTTGCACCATTGGCCGGATACTCCGATCTCCCTTTCAGACTTCTCTCCAAACAATTTGGATGTGGCGTCTGCTGTTCGGAAATGGTTTCGGTCAAGGGACTGGCATTCAAGAACGCAGGGACGAAACGTCTGCTCGCCACCTGCCCGGAGGACGACCCCATGGTTCTTCAACTTTTTGGAGCCGATGCGGAATATTTCGAACCGGTGATGGATAAACTCCTCGGCATGGGCTACCGCAACTACGACCTGAACGCAGGCTGCCCTGTCCGCAAGGTCCTGAAGTCCGGTTCCGGCGTCAAGCTCATGGACGATCTCGACAAGCTGGTCAACCTCGCTGCCATCATGGTTCGGAAAGCCGCTGAGCATCCTGATGGCGGCCGTGTCGGCGTCAAATTTCGCCTGGGCTTCAACAAGGGCGAAGAGGTCTTTATCGAGCTGGCCAAGCGCCTGGAAGACATCGGCGTCGACTGGGTCACCCTGCACCCCCGCTATGGAAAACAGATGTTTGCCGGACAGGCCAACTGGTCCAAGCTCGCCGAATTGAAGAAGGCCATTTCCATACCAGTGGTCGGCTCCGGCGATCTATTCACAGCCGAAGCAGGTGTTCAATGCATTGACGAGACCGGAATAGATGCCATCATGTTTGCTCGTGGCGCACTCTATGATCCTTCAATTTTCGACCGCTTTGTGGCCCTTCGTTCCGGTACCGAACTCCCTGAACGCGACGGTGCATTTCTGGCGCAGATCGTCCGCGAACACATACGCCTGACACGGCAGTACGAAGGTGACAGCCGGTCATTTCGCAAGATTCGCTCCATCATCCCCCGGTATGCAAAGGGGCTTCGTGGCATCCGTGCACTGCGCGGCTCCCTGCTTCAATGTGAGACTTGGGAAGATCTGGAAGCCACAGCCGCTGTCATCGCCACCCTCGAACCGGCTGACACAGCCCACGATCTGGATGTTGACGAAATTTGCCAATAA
- the tuf gene encoding elongation factor Tu: MGKAKFERSKPHVNIGTIGHIDHGKTTLTAAITKLAAMAGNGEFIAFDEIDKAPEEKERGITIATAHVEYETENRHYAHVDCPGHADYIKNMITGAAQMDGAILVCAATDGPMPQTREHILLARQVGVPAMVVFMNKCDMVDDEELLELVEMEVRELLDKYEFPGDDIPVIQGSALKALECESADDEAAKPIFELLAACDSYIPEPERDIDMPFLMPVEDVFSISGRGTVITGRVERGVIKVGEEIEIVGIKDTIKTTCTGVEMFRKLLDQGQAGDNVGLLIRGVKREEVERGQVAAKPGSINPHTKFKAEVYVLSKDEGGRHTPFFTGYRPQFYFRTTDITGVVTLDDGVEMVMPGDNATFNVEMIHPIAMEVGLRFAIREGGRTVGAGVVTEIVE; encoded by the coding sequence ATGGGTAAAGCTAAATTTGAACGTAGCAAGCCTCACGTAAACATTGGTACCATCGGTCACATTGACCATGGTAAAACCACTCTGACTGCAGCTATCACCAAGCTGGCCGCCATGGCTGGTAACGGTGAGTTCATCGCTTTCGACGAAATCGATAAGGCTCCTGAAGAGAAAGAGCGCGGCATCACCATTGCTACCGCTCACGTTGAGTACGAGACCGAGAACCGCCACTACGCACACGTAGACTGCCCCGGTCACGCTGACTACATTAAGAACATGATCACTGGTGCTGCCCAGATGGACGGCGCTATCCTCGTCTGCGCCGCCACTGACGGTCCCATGCCCCAGACTCGTGAGCACATCCTGCTCGCTCGTCAGGTTGGTGTCCCCGCCATGGTCGTCTTCATGAACAAGTGCGACATGGTCGATGACGAAGAGCTCCTCGAGCTGGTCGAAATGGAAGTTCGCGAACTTCTCGACAAATACGAATTCCCCGGCGACGACATTCCGGTCATTCAGGGTTCCGCTCTGAAGGCTCTCGAATGCGAATCCGCTGATGATGAAGCTGCAAAGCCCATCTTCGAGCTGCTGGCTGCTTGTGACTCCTACATCCCCGAGCCCGAGCGCGACATCGACATGCCTTTCCTCATGCCTGTTGAGGACGTTTTCTCCATCTCCGGTCGTGGTACCGTTATCACCGGTCGTGTTGAGCGCGGTGTCATCAAGGTTGGTGAAGAAATCGAAATCGTCGGCATCAAGGACACCATCAAGACCACTTGTACTGGTGTTGAGATGTTCCGCAAGCTGCTCGACCAGGGCCAGGCTGGTGACAACGTCGGTCTGCTGATTCGTGGCGTCAAGCGCGAAGAAGTTGAGCGCGGTCAGGTTGCTGCAAAGCCCGGTTCCATCAACCCGCACACCAAGTTCAAGGCTGAGGTCTACGTCCTCTCCAAAGACGAAGGTGGACGTCACACCCCGTTCTTCACCGGCTACCGCCCGCAGTTCTACTTCCGTACAACTGATATCACCGGTGTCGTCACTCTGGACGACGGTGTCGAGATGGTCATGCCCGGCGACAACGCCACTTTCAACGTCGAGATGATTCACCCCATCGCCATGGAAGTCGGTCTGCGCTTCGCTATTCGCGAAGGTGGCCGTACCGTCGGTGCCGGTGTTGTCACCGAGATCGTGGAGTAA
- the rpmG gene encoding 50S ribosomal protein L33, whose product MRINIQLQCTECKRKNYATQKNKKNTTGRLEVKKYCPWDKKHTVHKESK is encoded by the coding sequence ATGCGAATCAATATTCAACTGCAGTGCACTGAGTGCAAGCGTAAGAACTACGCTACGCAGAAGAACAAGAAGAATACTACCGGACGTCTGGAAGTGAAGAAGTATTGTCCCTGGGACAAGAAACACACTGTCCATAAAGAGTCTAAGTAG
- the secE gene encoding preprotein translocase subunit SecE has translation MARKKKKSADKQNAQVQAAGLMGKIKELRQFFDESFIEIKKVVWPTKKETITTCVAVLVVSVVIALYLGVVDFAFSKIVEAIL, from the coding sequence ATGGCCAGGAAGAAAAAAAAGAGTGCGGACAAACAGAACGCACAGGTTCAGGCTGCAGGTCTGATGGGCAAGATCAAAGAGCTCAGACAGTTTTTTGATGAGTCCTTTATCGAGATCAAGAAAGTGGTCTGGCCTACCAAGAAGGAAACTATCACCACGTGTGTAGCCGTGTTGGTCGTCTCTGTGGTTATTGCTCTCTACCTGGGTGTGGTGGACTTCGCTTTTTCTAAAATAGTCGAAGCTATCCTCTAG
- the nusG gene encoding transcription termination/antitermination protein NusG produces MDATMENVSPRARWYIVHTYSGFEQRVELTVREMMRTGQDKGLIEEVVMPTEKIVEMVKGERKTSTRKFYPGYIMIKMILTDDSWHLIQSIPRVTGFVGGKNRPTPMRDSEAENILNMMESRQEKPRPKFNFDRGDEVRVIDGPFSGFNGVVEEVNYDKGKLKVSVSIFGRQTPVELDFVQVDKG; encoded by the coding sequence ATGGATGCCACAATGGAAAACGTTTCGCCTCGCGCACGATGGTACATCGTTCACACCTACTCGGGTTTCGAGCAGCGTGTTGAGTTGACTGTCCGCGAGATGATGCGCACCGGACAGGACAAGGGCCTCATTGAAGAGGTCGTCATGCCCACCGAGAAGATCGTTGAGATGGTCAAGGGTGAGCGCAAGACGTCAACCCGCAAGTTCTATCCGGGTTACATCATGATCAAGATGATCTTGACAGATGACTCCTGGCATCTGATCCAATCCATCCCGCGTGTGACAGGGTTTGTCGGTGGTAAGAACCGTCCGACCCCCATGCGTGACAGCGAGGCGGAAAATATCCTCAACATGATGGAGAGCCGCCAGGAAAAACCGCGTCCCAAATTCAACTTTGATCGTGGTGATGAGGTTCGGGTCATTGACGGCCCGTTCAGCGGCTTCAACGGTGTTGTGGAAGAAGTCAATTATGACAAGGGTAAACTGAAAGTATCCGTTTCTATCTTTGGACGTCAGACTCCGGTGGAGCTTGATTTTGTTCAGGTAGACAAGGGTTAG
- the rplK gene encoding 50S ribosomal protein L11, translated as MAKKELGKIKLQIPAGSANPSPPVGPALGQHGVNIMEFCKAFNAKTQDQKGLIIPVVITVYADRSFDFITKTPPAAVLLLKAAKLEKGSGEPNKEKVGKVTKAQIQEIAELKMVDLNANDIEKAMLQIAGTARSMGIEVKG; from the coding sequence ATGGCCAAGAAAGAATTAGGAAAGATCAAACTGCAGATTCCCGCAGGCAGTGCAAATCCCTCTCCCCCGGTCGGTCCGGCTCTGGGTCAGCACGGCGTGAACATCATGGAATTCTGTAAGGCGTTCAACGCCAAGACACAGGACCAGAAAGGCCTGATCATTCCGGTGGTTATCACCGTATATGCAGACCGTTCCTTCGATTTCATCACCAAGACTCCTCCTGCTGCAGTGCTGCTGCTTAAAGCCGCCAAGCTGGAGAAGGGTTCCGGTGAACCCAACAAGGAAAAAGTCGGCAAGGTCACCAAGGCTCAGATCCAGGAGATCGCCGAACTGAAAATGGTCGATTTGAACGCCAATGATATCGAGAAAGCCATGCTCCAGATTGCGGGCACCGCTCGTAGCATGGGTATCGAAGTCAAGGGTTAG
- the rplA gene encoding 50S ribosomal protein L1, which produces MPKHGKKYRNAVGDRDAAERIGVEEGVKVAVENAFAKFDETVDVAINLGVDPKYSDQMIRGAVSLPNGLGKDVRVAVFCKGEKENEAKEAGADFYGSDELVEKIQGGWLDFDKAVATPDMMALVGKIGRVLGPRGLMPNAKTGTVTMDVATAVSELKAGKVEFKVDKAGVLHAPIGKVSFGADKLLENLRALLDTVMRMKPSSAKGTYMKALAVSSTMGPGVKIDPLTVRKFLDV; this is translated from the coding sequence ATGCCTAAGCATGGAAAAAAATACCGTAACGCAGTCGGTGATCGTGATGCCGCCGAGCGTATCGGTGTCGAGGAAGGCGTCAAGGTAGCAGTCGAAAATGCATTCGCAAAGTTCGACGAAACCGTTGATGTCGCTATCAACCTCGGTGTTGATCCCAAGTACTCTGACCAGATGATTCGTGGTGCTGTCAGCCTGCCCAATGGGCTTGGCAAAGACGTTCGCGTCGCAGTCTTCTGTAAGGGCGAAAAGGAAAATGAGGCCAAGGAAGCCGGTGCCGATTTCTACGGTTCCGATGAATTGGTCGAAAAAATTCAGGGTGGCTGGCTTGATTTTGACAAAGCCGTTGCAACACCTGACATGATGGCTCTGGTCGGTAAGATTGGTCGTGTGCTCGGTCCTCGTGGCCTGATGCCTAACGCCAAGACCGGAACCGTTACCATGGACGTGGCCACCGCCGTATCCGAACTCAAGGCCGGTAAGGTCGAGTTCAAGGTCGACAAGGCCGGTGTACTCCACGCTCCCATCGGCAAGGTTTCTTTCGGCGCTGACAAGCTCCTTGAGAACCTGAGAGCCCTGCTGGACACTGTCATGCGTATGAAGCCTTCCTCTGCGAAGGGTACCTACATGAAAGCACTGGCTGTTTCGTCCACCATGGGACCTGGTGTCAAAATTGACCCCCTGACTGTCCGGAAATTCCTGGACGTCTAA
- the rplJ gene encoding 50S ribosomal protein L10: MKRQEKALIIEQLHEKASRASIAVVTDFKGLSVEEMTQLRAKCYEVGVDYQVVKNTLARLALKDTDHGELSEHLKENCAVALGYDDPVALAKTLAEFDKENKKFSMRYGTLEGQFLDSDAVKELSKMPSKPELLSSVLGTMQAVPRNFVCLFANIERKFLYALTAIKDQKEAA; encoded by the coding sequence ATGAAAAGGCAAGAAAAAGCCCTGATCATCGAGCAGCTGCACGAAAAAGCTTCGCGCGCTAGCATCGCCGTCGTCACCGATTTCAAGGGCCTTTCCGTTGAGGAAATGACCCAGTTGCGCGCCAAGTGCTACGAAGTCGGTGTTGACTACCAAGTCGTCAAGAATACCCTGGCCCGGTTGGCTCTCAAGGATACCGATCACGGTGAATTGAGCGAACACCTTAAAGAGAACTGCGCTGTTGCGCTTGGGTACGACGATCCCGTCGCCCTTGCCAAGACGCTTGCCGAGTTCGACAAGGAGAACAAAAAGTTCTCCATGCGTTACGGCACTCTCGAAGGCCAATTTCTTGACAGCGATGCAGTAAAAGAACTCTCCAAGATGCCCAGCAAGCCTGAGCTTCTGAGTTCCGTACTCGGCACAATGCAAGCCGTACCGCGTAATTTCGTGTGTCTGTTCGCAAACATCGAACGCAAATTCCTGTATGCCTTGACTGCGATCAAGGATCAGAAAGAAGCTGCGTAA
- the rplL gene encoding 50S ribosomal protein L7/L12 — translation MADITKEQVVEFIGAMTVLELSEFIKELEDVFGVEAAAPAAAVVAAPAAGGDAGGADEQTEFNVVLAGAGGNKIAVIKAVRAITGLGLKEAKAIVDEAPKAIKEGVSKEEADEAAKQLQEAGAEVEVK, via the coding sequence ATGGCTGATATTACCAAAGAACAGGTCGTCGAGTTCATCGGCGCCATGACCGTCCTGGAACTGTCCGAATTCATCAAAGAACTCGAAGACGTCTTCGGCGTCGAGGCTGCTGCTCCTGCCGCAGCTGTCGTTGCAGCTCCCGCTGCTGGCGGTGACGCTGGTGGTGCTGATGAGCAGACCGAATTCAACGTTGTTCTGGCCGGCGCAGGTGGCAACAAAATTGCTGTCATCAAAGCTGTCCGCGCTATCACCGGCCTGGGCCTGAAAGAAGCCAAGGCTATCGTTGATGAAGCTCCCAAGGCTATCAAGGAAGGCGTTTCCAAGGAAGAAGCTGATGAAGCCGCCAAGCAGCTTCAGGAAGCCGGCGCCGAAGTTGAAGTTAAGTAA